A portion of the Streptomyces sp. NBC_00376 genome contains these proteins:
- a CDS encoding DUF5926 family protein translates to MAKKRPQTKAGKQQLKDGEIPVVGAREPCPCGSGRRYKACHGRAAAQAVTELVHRPFEGLAGECDWVALRELVPAATVALTLKDGLPEGVPSVTLATVLPMAWPALRRDDGSVLLALQNDTPSGDLSRDLADILLRALAAEPGSPVAAQRVPADGPRLQDVLDPDAAFEPAVHSGFEFWVPDAENATPEVSASLERANEAAIPTTRLAGVDAAYWCETPEKNHLRWVMPHAEERLLDALARLHAAGTSSLGEGTRLVGSFRAHGLMVPVWDLPSAMGAEECEKPAAEFAERLTEALASDAPLTAEERRARGGLTNRQVTLS, encoded by the coding sequence ATGGCCAAGAAGCGCCCTCAGACCAAGGCCGGGAAGCAGCAACTCAAGGACGGCGAGATCCCGGTGGTCGGGGCTCGCGAGCCCTGCCCGTGCGGTTCGGGCCGCCGCTACAAGGCGTGTCACGGCCGCGCCGCCGCCCAGGCCGTGACCGAGCTCGTCCACCGTCCCTTCGAGGGTCTGGCCGGGGAGTGCGACTGGGTCGCACTGCGCGAACTGGTGCCGGCCGCCACGGTGGCGCTGACGCTGAAGGACGGGCTGCCCGAGGGCGTGCCCTCGGTGACGCTCGCGACCGTGCTGCCGATGGCCTGGCCGGCGCTCCGCCGCGACGACGGTTCGGTGCTGCTCGCCCTGCAGAACGACACCCCGTCCGGCGACCTCAGCCGTGACCTCGCGGACATCCTGCTGCGGGCGCTGGCCGCCGAGCCCGGTTCGCCCGTGGCGGCGCAGCGCGTGCCGGCCGACGGTCCCCGGCTGCAGGACGTGCTCGACCCGGATGCGGCGTTCGAGCCCGCCGTCCACTCCGGCTTCGAATTCTGGGTGCCGGACGCGGAGAACGCCACGCCCGAGGTGTCCGCCTCGCTGGAGCGCGCGAACGAGGCGGCGATCCCGACGACGCGGCTCGCCGGCGTGGACGCCGCCTACTGGTGCGAGACCCCGGAGAAGAACCACCTTCGCTGGGTCATGCCGCACGCCGAGGAGCGGCTGCTCGACGCGCTCGCCCGGCTGCACGCCGCCGGCACCTCCTCGCTGGGCGAGGGCACCAGACTGGTCGGCTCCTTCCGGGCGCACGGGCTGATGGTCCCGGTCTGGGACCTGCCGAGCGCGATGGGTGCCGAGGAGTGCGAGAAGCCCGCGGCGGAGTTCGCGGAGCGACTGACCGAGGCGCTCGCCTCGGACGCGCCGCTCACCGCGGAGGAGAGGCGGGCCCGCGGCGGGCTCACCAACCGCCAGGTGACGCTCAGCTGA
- a CDS encoding bifunctional DNA primase/polymerase — MREILGRRRRLRLRRRGRPAQLDAALTCATAWQWPVLPGVGLQAAGARGDRGRGCACPDPECAVPGAHPFDPGLLAATTDERMVRWWWTNRPTAPILLATGGRAPCALSLPAVAAARALVELDGMHVRLGPVVATPTRWSLLVAPYSLERLGELLHAQDWVPSSLRFHGEGGYLVLPPSEAGTGQVRWERAPAPDAPWLPDVGAVLDALVEASSGAPDGGSRLAY; from the coding sequence ATGCGCGAGATCCTCGGAAGGCGACGCAGGCTCCGGCTCCGGCGCAGGGGAAGGCCCGCCCAGCTCGACGCGGCCCTGACCTGTGCCACCGCATGGCAGTGGCCCGTGCTTCCCGGAGTGGGACTGCAGGCGGCCGGTGCCCGCGGAGACCGTGGCCGCGGCTGTGCCTGTCCCGATCCCGAGTGCGCCGTGCCCGGCGCACACCCCTTCGATCCCGGTCTCCTCGCGGCGACCACCGACGAGCGCATGGTGCGCTGGTGGTGGACCAACCGGCCCACCGCCCCGATCCTCCTGGCCACCGGCGGGCGCGCCCCGTGCGCGCTGAGCCTGCCGGCCGTGGCCGCCGCCCGCGCGCTGGTGGAGCTGGACGGGATGCATGTGCGGCTCGGCCCCGTGGTGGCGACGCCGACGCGGTGGTCGTTGCTGGTCGCCCCGTACAGCCTCGAACGGCTCGGTGAGCTGCTGCACGCCCAGGACTGGGTGCCCAGTTCGCTGCGTTTCCATGGCGAGGGCGGCTATCTCGTCCTCCCGCCGTCCGAGGCGGGGACGGGGCAGGTGCGCTGGGAGCGGGCCCCGGCGCCGGACGCGCCGTGGCTGCCGGACGTGGGGGCGGTGCTGGACGCGCTGGTCGAGGCGAGCAGCGGCGCACCGGACGGCGGCAGCCGGCTCGCGTACTGA
- a CDS encoding PP2C family protein-serine/threonine phosphatase produces the protein MSAPHLPKVAGIDPTVPVSAHTAGSLSEVPSAPGAFIQDRLAGWISDLTTLHELTERLARTSTLDDALHELLDAGAALVGARRGLVVFEPSDRRGPVSTIGLGLAHAELGQIETVPRTATSYGRILEGLPDTEGALTTPDLLGDPGLDPRRREVAARLGYAASYAVPITAEATGRLGAAVWLYDEPAEPLERQRHLVGLYAGHAGEHLARLLELERARADVSTVMEELLPGRLPRVPGVQLAARHRRAAQGGGDWYDALALPEDALGLAVGSVNGSGPSALAAMGRLRAGLRAYAVMEGEDPVAVLSDLELLLRLTEPARTATALFAYCEPAERKILLAGAGHAPPLLIGDRRTEFIETSVSAPLGMLACWEAPSVEIVPAPGETVLLYTDGLLRRTGVSTDRAFARLHSAAASVPKAMRHDAGAVADHVLRTVLPDGLDRSDHAPDPGDSAEDVVVLAAHFD, from the coding sequence ATGAGCGCCCCACACCTCCCGAAAGTGGCTGGAATCGATCCAACAGTTCCGGTTTCAGCGCACACTGCCGGGTCTCTGTCCGAAGTGCCCTCCGCCCCCGGGGCCTTCATCCAGGACCGGCTCGCCGGCTGGATCTCCGACCTGACCACGCTGCACGAACTCACCGAGCGGCTGGCCAGAACCAGCACGCTCGACGACGCGCTCCACGAACTCCTGGACGCCGGGGCAGCCCTGGTCGGCGCCCGCCGCGGCCTGGTCGTCTTCGAACCGTCCGACCGCCGCGGCCCCGTGTCCACCATCGGCCTCGGGCTCGCCCATGCCGAGCTCGGGCAGATCGAGACGGTTCCGCGCACCGCCACCTCCTACGGCCGGATCCTGGAAGGCCTCCCGGACACCGAAGGAGCGCTGACCACCCCCGACCTGCTGGGCGACCCCGGTCTGGACCCCCGCCGCCGCGAAGTCGCCGCCCGGCTCGGATACGCCGCCAGCTACGCCGTACCGATCACCGCCGAGGCGACCGGCAGGCTCGGTGCCGCCGTCTGGCTGTACGACGAACCCGCCGAACCGCTGGAGCGCCAGCGCCATCTCGTCGGCCTCTACGCCGGACACGCCGGTGAACACCTGGCCAGGCTGCTGGAGCTGGAGCGGGCCAGGGCCGATGTCTCGACCGTCATGGAGGAGCTGCTGCCCGGCCGGCTGCCCCGGGTCCCCGGCGTACAACTGGCCGCCCGCCACCGCAGGGCGGCGCAGGGCGGCGGCGACTGGTACGACGCGCTGGCCCTTCCGGAGGACGCGCTCGGTCTCGCGGTGGGCTCGGTGAACGGCTCCGGGCCGAGCGCCCTGGCTGCCATGGGGCGGCTGCGGGCGGGTCTGCGGGCGTACGCGGTGATGGAGGGCGAGGATCCGGTCGCCGTGCTCTCGGACCTGGAACTGCTGCTGCGGCTGACCGAACCGGCCCGTACGGCGACCGCGCTGTTCGCGTACTGCGAACCGGCCGAGCGCAAGATCCTGCTGGCCGGCGCGGGCCACGCCCCGCCGCTCCTGATCGGCGACCGGCGCACCGAATTCATCGAGACCTCGGTCTCCGCGCCGCTGGGCATGCTCGCCTGCTGGGAGGCGCCCAGCGTGGAGATCGTCCCGGCGCCCGGCGAGACCGTACTGCTCTACACCGACGGGCTGCTGCGCCGCACCGGCGTCTCGACGGACCGGGCGTTCGCGCGGCTCCACTCGGCGGCCGCGTCCGTACCGAAGGCGATGCGCCACGACGCCGGAGCCGTCGCCGACCATGTGCTGCGCACCGTGCTGCCGGACGGGCTCGACCGGAGCGACCACGCTCCCGATCCCGGTGACAGCGCCGAGGACGTGGTCGTACTGGCCGCGCATTTCGACTGA
- a CDS encoding aminopeptidase P family protein, protein MAEELTPENPETEEEETVKQRKNGLYPGVSDELAANMKSGWADTELHGLEPIAQAVHTAARRAALSARFPGERLVIPAGNLKTRSNDTEYAFRASTEYAYLTGDQTQDGVLVLEPTEDGHEATIHLLPRSDRENGEFWLDGQGELWVGRRHSLAEAEQLLGIPAKDVRKLPAALTEATGPVRNVRGHDAGIEAALTDKVTAERDEELRVFLSEARLVKDAFEIAELEKACDATARGFEDVVKVLDKAEATSERYIEGTFFLRARIEGNDIGYGSICAAGPHATTLHWVRNDGPVRSGELLLLDAGVETNDLYTADVTRTLPINGTFTPVQRKIYDAVYEAQEAGIAAVKPGAAYRDFHDAAQRVLTEKLVEWGLLGDLTVDKVLELGLQRRWTLHGTGHMLGMDVHDCAAARTEAYVDGTLEPGVCLTVEPGLYFQTDDLTVPEEYRGIGVRIEDDILVTEDGNRNLSDKLPRRSDEVEEWMARLKG, encoded by the coding sequence GTGGCTGAGGAGCTCACCCCGGAGAACCCGGAGACCGAGGAAGAAGAGACGGTCAAGCAGCGGAAGAACGGCCTGTACCCGGGCGTCTCCGATGAACTCGCCGCGAACATGAAGTCCGGTTGGGCCGATACCGAACTGCACGGCCTCGAACCGATCGCCCAGGCCGTGCACACGGCCGCCCGCCGCGCCGCGCTCTCCGCGCGCTTCCCCGGTGAGCGGCTGGTCATTCCCGCGGGCAACCTGAAGACCCGCTCCAATGACACCGAGTACGCCTTCCGCGCCTCCACCGAGTACGCGTACCTCACCGGCGACCAGACCCAGGACGGCGTCCTCGTCCTGGAGCCGACCGAGGACGGTCACGAGGCGACCATCCACCTGCTGCCGCGCTCCGACCGCGAGAACGGCGAGTTCTGGCTCGACGGCCAGGGCGAGCTGTGGGTCGGCCGCCGCCACTCCCTCGCCGAGGCCGAGCAGCTGCTGGGCATCCCGGCGAAGGACGTGCGCAAGCTCCCCGCAGCGCTGACCGAGGCCACCGGCCCGGTCCGCAACGTCCGCGGCCACGACGCCGGCATCGAGGCCGCGCTGACCGACAAGGTCACCGCGGAGCGCGACGAGGAGCTGCGCGTCTTCCTGTCCGAGGCCCGGCTGGTCAAGGACGCCTTCGAGATCGCCGAGCTGGAGAAGGCCTGCGACGCCACCGCGCGCGGCTTCGAGGACGTCGTCAAGGTCCTCGACAAGGCCGAGGCGACGAGCGAGCGCTACATCGAGGGCACCTTCTTCCTGCGTGCCCGCATCGAGGGCAACGACATCGGCTACGGCTCGATCTGCGCGGCCGGCCCGCACGCCACCACCCTGCACTGGGTGCGCAACGACGGACCGGTGCGCTCCGGCGAGCTGCTGCTGCTCGACGCCGGCGTGGAGACCAACGACCTCTACACCGCCGACGTGACCCGCACCCTTCCGATCAACGGCACGTTCACGCCGGTGCAGCGGAAGATCTACGACGCGGTGTACGAGGCGCAGGAGGCGGGCATCGCCGCCGTCAAGCCCGGCGCCGCCTACCGCGACTTCCACGACGCCGCGCAGCGGGTGCTCACCGAGAAGCTCGTCGAGTGGGGCCTGCTGGGCGACCTGACCGTGGACAAGGTCCTGGAGCTGGGGCTCCAGCGCCGCTGGACGCTGCACGGCACCGGTCACATGCTCGGCATGGACGTCCACGACTGCGCCGCCGCGCGCACCGAGGCGTACGTCGACGGAACGCTGGAGCCGGGCGTCTGCCTCACGGTCGAGCCCGGTCTGTACTTCCAGACCGACGACCTGACCGTGCCGGAGGAGTACCGGGGCATCGGCGTCCGGATCGAGGACGACATCCTCGTCACCGAGGACGGCAACCGGAACCTCTCCGACAAGCTGCCGCGCCGGTCCGACGAGGTCGAGGAGTGGATGGCCCGGCTCAAGGGCTGA
- a CDS encoding ATP-binding protein produces the protein MSIWWSLHLRREAASVPLARRFLLGTMETAGVDPDISFDLSLALSEACANAVEHGGDHGVHEDREGQGDQFGSRDPWDVWDELPGADSAQYRVTAYLDGEKCRIEVTDSGPGFPARSPLRTTAQNYGPRQYPPLGAEDGRGLCLIEQLADHVHFGNRPGRGAVVSFDKVLKWRKDALLMVS, from the coding sequence ATGAGCATCTGGTGGTCCCTCCATCTGCGGCGCGAGGCTGCGAGCGTTCCGCTCGCCCGCCGCTTCCTGCTGGGCACCATGGAGACCGCGGGCGTGGACCCGGACATCTCCTTCGACCTGTCGCTCGCACTCAGCGAGGCCTGCGCGAACGCCGTCGAGCACGGCGGTGACCACGGCGTCCATGAGGACCGGGAGGGCCAGGGCGACCAGTTCGGCAGCCGGGATCCGTGGGACGTGTGGGACGAGCTGCCCGGCGCCGACTCGGCGCAGTACCGGGTCACCGCCTATCTGGACGGCGAGAAGTGCCGTATCGAGGTCACCGATTCGGGGCCCGGCTTCCCCGCCCGGAGCCCCCTTCGTACGACGGCGCAGAACTACGGACCCCGGCAGTACCCGCCGCTCGGCGCCGAGGACGGCCGGGGGCTGTGTCTGATCGAGCAGCTCGCCGACCACGTGCACTTCGGCAACCGCCCCGGCCGCGGCGCCGTCGTCAGCTTCGACAAGGTCCTGAAATGGCGGAAGGACGCCCTGCTCATGGTGTCCTGA
- a CDS encoding YcnI family copper-binding membrane protein — protein MNVSRIALAGGVAASTVLILAGTASAHVSVQPQGEAAKGGYATVNFKVPNERDDAATTKVEVNFPTDHPLASVQPQAVPGWDIEVTRSKLAKPMEMHGQKINEAVSKVTWTATGDKDERGIRPGRFQQFPLSIGQLPEDADQLVFKAIQTYDNKEVVRWIEEQKKGAEEPESPAPVLALTAPATGEHGAAADAKSADAGAQAADKETTAASDASDSDTTARVLGIVGIVIGVAGVAFGLLAGRRRTA, from the coding sequence ATGAACGTTTCCCGCATCGCCCTCGCCGGCGGCGTCGCCGCTTCCACCGTCCTGATCCTCGCCGGGACCGCCTCCGCGCACGTCAGCGTGCAGCCGCAGGGCGAAGCCGCCAAGGGCGGTTACGCCACCGTCAACTTCAAGGTCCCCAACGAGCGCGACGACGCCGCGACGACCAAGGTCGAGGTCAACTTCCCGACCGACCACCCGCTGGCCTCCGTCCAGCCGCAGGCCGTCCCCGGCTGGGACATCGAGGTCACCCGGAGCAAGCTGGCCAAGCCGATGGAGATGCACGGCCAGAAGATCAACGAGGCCGTCTCCAAGGTCACCTGGACCGCCACGGGCGACAAGGACGAGCGCGGCATCCGCCCCGGCCGGTTCCAGCAGTTCCCGCTCTCCATCGGCCAGCTCCCCGAGGACGCCGACCAGCTGGTGTTCAAGGCCATCCAGACGTACGACAACAAGGAAGTCGTCCGCTGGATCGAGGAGCAGAAGAAGGGCGCCGAGGAGCCCGAGAGCCCGGCGCCGGTCCTCGCCCTGACCGCACCCGCCACCGGCGAGCACGGCGCGGCCGCCGACGCCAAGAGCGCCGACGCCGGTGCTCAGGCTGCGGACAAGGAGACGACGGCCGCTTCGGACGCGTCCGACAGCGACACCACGGCCCGTGTCCTCGGCATCGTCGGCATCGTCATCGGCGTGGCCGGAGTGGCCTTCGGGCTCCTCGCCGGCCGCCGCCGCACCGCCTGA
- a CDS encoding SCO family protein, with amino-acid sequence MTKKTVLAAAFVAAAALTLSACGSNDDNAKKPIADVSVEAKTKAATVLDQPFTKPNLVLTDTHGKKYDLREQTKGKPTLIYFGYTNCPDVCPLIMSNIAIAKKALPKADQDKLQVIFVTTDPERDTPSSLGTWLKSQDASFIGLTGDFPTIQAGARQIGIGIDAPKKEKDGTVVSMHGSQVIAFSPKTDKGYLVYSEDTSPDDYTKDLPKIVKGETP; translated from the coding sequence ATGACTAAGAAAACGGTGCTGGCCGCGGCGTTCGTCGCCGCGGCCGCGCTCACCCTGTCCGCCTGCGGCAGCAACGACGACAACGCCAAGAAGCCCATCGCCGACGTATCGGTCGAGGCCAAGACCAAGGCCGCGACCGTCCTGGACCAGCCGTTCACCAAGCCGAACCTGGTCCTCACCGACACCCACGGCAAGAAGTACGACCTCCGGGAGCAGACCAAGGGCAAGCCGACCCTGATCTACTTCGGCTACACCAACTGCCCCGACGTCTGCCCGCTCATCATGAGCAACATCGCCATCGCCAAGAAGGCGCTGCCCAAGGCCGACCAGGACAAGCTCCAGGTCATCTTCGTGACCACCGACCCCGAGCGGGACACCCCGTCCTCGCTCGGCACCTGGCTCAAGTCCCAGGACGCCTCCTTCATCGGCCTCACCGGCGACTTCCCGACCATCCAGGCGGGCGCACGCCAGATCGGCATCGGCATCGACGCCCCGAAGAAGGAGAAGGACGGCACGGTCGTCTCGATGCACGGGTCCCAGGTCATCGCGTTCTCGCCGAAGACCGACAAGGGTTACCTCGTCTACAGCGAGGACACCTCGCCCGACGACTACACCAAGGACCTCCCCAAGATCGTCAAGGGGGAGACCCCGTGA
- a CDS encoding copper chaperone PCu(A)C codes for MNRRTALVGVAALTAGLTLAGCSSSDGKPELKVTGAFMPQPVSDMAAGFLVVKNSGGESDRLTSVTSSLSDDITIHETKNQTMRMVTSFDVPAGGELDLQRGGNHIMFMKLKQRPTQGDKVSVELHFEKADPIKVTLPVKETTYNPKKP; via the coding sequence GTGAACCGCCGCACCGCCCTCGTCGGCGTCGCCGCCCTCACCGCGGGGCTGACGCTGGCGGGTTGCTCGTCCTCGGACGGCAAGCCGGAGCTGAAGGTGACCGGCGCGTTCATGCCGCAGCCCGTCAGCGACATGGCGGCCGGATTCCTCGTCGTGAAGAACAGCGGCGGGGAGTCCGACCGGCTCACCTCGGTCACCAGCTCGCTCTCCGACGACATCACGATCCACGAGACGAAGAACCAGACCATGCGCATGGTGACGTCCTTCGACGTGCCCGCGGGCGGCGAGCTGGATCTGCAGCGCGGCGGAAACCACATCATGTTCATGAAACTCAAGCAGCGGCCCACACAGGGCGACAAGGTGTCCGTGGAGCTGCACTTCGAGAAGGCCGACCCGATAAAGGTCACCCTTCCCGTGAAGGAGACCACCTACAACCCGAAGAAGCCGTGA
- a CDS encoding copper resistance CopC/CopD family protein translates to MTATAPHFGPTPSTPAMRRPLAAAALLAALVGMVFALLLGGAGPASAHAALTGSDPQDGAVVATAPKEVTLTFSEQVAVDEDSIRILDPDGKRADTAAVPRDLGGGALTKYGVSLHSGLPDGTYTVAWQAVSADSHPVSGAFTFSVGAPSKTTVALPTDQAGGGLVGTLYGIARYAAYAGFILLAGGSAFVLACWQRGAGARSLQRLVVRGWMTLTVATLAMLLLRNPYTGSGKLADAFDLDGLKAVLDTKPGAALVSRLLLLGASALFIAVLFGAYAKREDEREKKDLTFGLAIGGTVIAAGIAGTWALAEHASTGLQPGIAMPVDVLHLLAVAAWLGGLTALLVALYRTPDIGAAAVRRFSRIAFGSVIVLTATGIYQSWRQVGTWSALTGTAYGQLLLVKVGLVALLVGIAWISRRWTARLITGGGGAAAEATTATEAGKSSPAQASESAEDPNASGTADASGATGASGTTAEDPARAAQLARQQAAVATAEKKRIRDADPDRSGLRRSVLAEVGVAVALLAVTTVLTSTEPARTEEEAARASTAAAAPAAAGPVEMKLPFDTGGTNGKGTVRMEITPAGTGANELHLWIDGSDGKPMDVPEVKVALTLKSKDIGPLPVVPARLTEGHWTAGDVQIPMAGNWKVAVTVRTSDIDQTTIDKNVKIG, encoded by the coding sequence ATGACAGCCACCGCCCCGCACTTCGGACCGACCCCGTCCACCCCCGCGATGCGCCGGCCACTGGCCGCGGCCGCACTCCTCGCCGCCCTCGTCGGCATGGTGTTCGCCCTGTTGCTGGGAGGCGCGGGTCCCGCGTCCGCGCATGCCGCACTGACCGGGAGCGATCCGCAGGACGGGGCGGTGGTCGCCACCGCCCCCAAGGAGGTCACGCTCACCTTCTCCGAGCAGGTCGCCGTCGACGAGGACTCCATCCGGATCCTGGACCCCGACGGCAAACGCGCCGACACCGCTGCCGTCCCGCGCGATCTGGGGGGCGGTGCCCTCACGAAGTACGGCGTCTCACTGCACAGCGGACTGCCCGACGGCACGTACACCGTCGCCTGGCAGGCCGTGTCCGCGGACAGCCACCCCGTGTCAGGCGCCTTCACCTTCTCCGTCGGAGCCCCCTCGAAGACCACCGTGGCACTCCCGACGGACCAGGCCGGGGGCGGCCTCGTCGGCACCCTCTACGGCATCGCGCGCTACGCCGCGTACGCCGGCTTCATCCTGCTGGCCGGCGGCTCCGCCTTCGTGCTGGCCTGCTGGCAACGCGGTGCGGGGGCCCGGTCGTTGCAGCGCCTGGTCGTACGCGGCTGGATGACCCTCACCGTCGCCACCCTGGCGATGCTGCTCCTGCGCAACCCGTACACCGGGTCCGGGAAGCTCGCGGACGCCTTCGACCTCGACGGCCTGAAGGCCGTGCTCGACACCAAGCCCGGCGCCGCACTCGTCTCCCGGCTGCTGCTGCTCGGCGCCTCCGCGCTCTTCATCGCTGTGCTCTTCGGCGCCTACGCCAAGCGCGAGGACGAGCGCGAGAAGAAGGACCTCACCTTCGGTCTGGCCATCGGCGGCACGGTGATCGCCGCCGGGATCGCCGGTACGTGGGCGCTCGCCGAGCACGCCTCGACCGGGCTCCAGCCCGGCATCGCCATGCCGGTCGATGTGCTCCACCTGCTGGCCGTCGCCGCCTGGCTCGGCGGTCTCACGGCCCTGCTGGTCGCGCTCTACCGGACCCCCGACATCGGTGCGGCGGCCGTACGGCGCTTCTCCCGCATCGCGTTCGGCAGCGTCATCGTGCTCACCGCGACCGGGATCTACCAGTCCTGGCGCCAGGTCGGTACCTGGTCCGCGCTCACCGGCACCGCATACGGGCAGCTGCTGCTCGTGAAGGTGGGGCTCGTCGCCCTCCTCGTCGGGATCGCCTGGATCTCGCGGCGGTGGACGGCCCGCCTGATCACGGGCGGGGGCGGCGCGGCGGCGGAGGCGACGACTGCGACGGAGGCTGGGAAGTCCTCTCCGGCCCAGGCGTCCGAAAGCGCCGAGGACCCGAACGCCTCCGGAACCGCGGACGCTTCCGGGGCCACGGGCGCTTCTGGGACCACGGCCGAGGACCCCGCGCGGGCGGCTCAGCTCGCCCGGCAGCAGGCCGCCGTGGCCACCGCCGAGAAGAAGCGCATCCGCGACGCCGACCCCGACCGGTCCGGGCTGCGCCGGTCGGTGCTGGCCGAAGTGGGCGTCGCCGTGGCGCTGCTGGCGGTGACGACCGTGCTGACCTCGACCGAGCCGGCGCGTACCGAGGAAGAGGCGGCCCGCGCATCGACTGCGGCGGCCGCCCCGGCGGCCGCGGGCCCGGTCGAGATGAAGCTGCCCTTCGACACGGGCGGCACCAATGGCAAGGGAACGGTGCGGATGGAGATCACTCCGGCCGGTACCGGCGCCAATGAGCTCCACCTCTGGATCGACGGCAGCGACGGAAAGCCCATGGACGTCCCCGAGGTGAAGGTCGCCCTCACCCTGAAGTCCAAGGACATCGGCCCGCTCCCCGTCGTCCCCGCCCGGCTGACAGAGGGCCACTGGACCGCCGGCGACGTCCAGATCCCGATGGCGGGCAACTGGAAGGTCGCCGTGACCGTGCGTACGTCGGACATCGATCAGACGACCATCGACAAGAACGTGAAGATCGGCTGA
- the efeB gene encoding iron uptake transporter deferrochelatase/peroxidase subunit — protein MDDGARDGSARGSSARDGSGISRRRLIGSAGAAGAAGLVLGAAGGATGYAATRPDEPTALTAVGSTQVMFHGKHQPGITTPLQASGHLVAFDLVPGAGRKEAAALMRRWSATAERLMAGEPAGSGAADGPDHDTGIALDAGPSSLTVTFGFGRTFFERTGLADRRPPGLDPLPPFSSDHIDTARSNGDLWVQIGADDALVAFHALRAVHKEAAPAARVRWQMNGFNRAPGATARPMTARNLMGQVDGTNNPKPADSDFDRRIFVPAARDGSDAKYDWLAGGSYVVVRRIRMLLDDWEKLPVERQEQVIGRRKKDGAPLSGGTETSAMDLDRAGPDGKLLIPENAHARISTPEKNSGAAMLRRPFSYHDGISADGTPDAGLLFICWQADPLRGFVPVQRKLDRGDALSPFIRHEASGLFAVPGGAADGEYVGQRLLES, from the coding sequence GTGGACGACGGCGCCCGTGACGGCAGTGCCCGTGGCAGCAGTGCCCGTGACGGCAGTGGTATCTCCCGGCGTCGGCTGATCGGCAGCGCGGGCGCGGCCGGTGCGGCCGGGCTGGTGCTGGGCGCGGCGGGCGGTGCCACCGGCTATGCCGCGACCCGCCCCGACGAACCCACCGCACTGACCGCGGTCGGCTCCACCCAGGTGATGTTTCACGGGAAACATCAACCGGGGATCACCACTCCGCTTCAGGCGAGCGGCCATCTCGTCGCCTTCGACCTGGTGCCCGGTGCCGGCCGGAAGGAGGCCGCCGCCCTGATGCGCCGGTGGTCGGCGACAGCCGAACGCCTGATGGCCGGCGAGCCCGCCGGGAGCGGCGCGGCGGACGGACCGGACCACGACACCGGGATCGCGCTGGACGCCGGACCGTCCTCGCTGACCGTCACCTTCGGCTTCGGCCGGACCTTCTTCGAACGCACGGGCCTGGCCGACCGCCGCCCGCCGGGGCTCGACCCGCTGCCGCCCTTCTCCTCCGACCACATCGACACCGCGCGCTCCAACGGTGACCTCTGGGTCCAGATCGGCGCGGACGACGCGCTGGTCGCCTTCCACGCACTGCGGGCCGTGCACAAGGAGGCCGCCCCGGCCGCCAGGGTCCGCTGGCAGATGAACGGTTTCAACCGCGCCCCCGGTGCCACGGCCCGGCCGATGACCGCCCGCAATCTGATGGGCCAGGTCGACGGCACCAACAACCCGAAACCGGCCGACAGCGACTTCGACCGCCGCATCTTCGTCCCGGCCGCCCGGGACGGAAGCGATGCGAAGTACGACTGGCTCGCGGGCGGCTCGTACGTGGTCGTGCGCCGGATCAGGATGCTGCTCGACGACTGGGAGAAACTCCCGGTGGAACGGCAGGAGCAGGTCATAGGGCGCCGGAAGAAGGACGGCGCCCCGCTGAGCGGCGGCACCGAGACCAGCGCGATGGACCTCGACCGGGCGGGCCCCGACGGCAAGCTCCTGATCCCGGAGAACGCCCACGCCCGGATCTCCACCCCCGAGAAGAACAGCGGCGCGGCCATGCTGCGACGCCCCTTCTCGTACCACGATGGCATCTCGGCGGACGGCACTCCGGACGCCGGTCTGCTCTTCATCTGCTGGCAGGCGGATCCGCTGCGCGGGTTCGTCCCGGTGCAGCGGAAGCTGGACCGGGGCGATGCCCTGTCGCCGTTCATCCGGCACGAGGCGAGCGGCCTGTTCGCGGTGCCGGGCGGTGCGGCGGACGGCGAGTACGTGGGGCAGCGACTGCTGGAGTCCTGA